Proteins co-encoded in one Eschrichtius robustus isolate mEscRob2 chromosome 8, mEscRob2.pri, whole genome shotgun sequence genomic window:
- the LOC137768365 gene encoding LOW QUALITY PROTEIN: olfactory receptor 2A1/2A42-like (The sequence of the model RefSeq protein was modified relative to this genomic sequence to represent the inferred CDS: inserted 1 base in 1 codon; substituted 1 base at 1 genomic stop codon) — MKHDANVKPSHKWRGLQHTVVPVKWGKNQTVVTEFILLGFCLGLRIQILLFGLFSLSYTFTLLESGVILGLISLDSRLHXYFFLSHLAMVDIAYACNTVPQMLGDLLSPAKPISFAGCMTQTFLFLTFAYAECLLLVVISYEQYVPICHPLQYSVIVSWSICITLVVISWACGSLLALVHVGLLLRLLFCRPHEINHFFXESLSVLKLACADTWLNQVVIFVASVFVLVGPLCLVLVSYTCILFAILRIQSGEGRRKAFSTCSSHLCVVGLSFGSAIIMYMASKSSHPAEDPFPVLQFFQPMLNPLIYSLRNTEVKGALRRALFKESHFQLE; from the exons ATGAAACATGATGCAAATGTTAAGCCGTCACACAAATGGCGAGGCCTGCAACACACTGTTGTTCCAG TGAAATGGGGGAAAAATCAGACAGTGGTTACAGAATTCATTCTACTGGGATTTTGTCTTGGCCTAAGGATTCAGATACTTCTCTTTGGGCTCTTCTCCCTGTCCTACACCTTCACCCTGCTGGAGAGCGGGGTCATCCTGGGGCTCATCTCACTGGACTCCAGACTGC TGTACTTCTTCCTCTCACACCTGGCCATGGTTGACATAGCCTATGCCTGCAACACGGTGCCCCAGATGCTGGGAGACCTCCTGAGTCCAGCCAAGCCCATCTCCTTTGCTGGCTGCATGACACAgacctttctctttttgacttttgCTTATGCCGAATGTCTTCTCCTGGTGGTAATCTCCTATGAGCAGTATGTGCCCATCTGCCACCCCCTCCAGTATTCTGTCATTGTAAGCTGGAGCATCTGCATCACCCTGGTGGTGATTTCCTGGGCATGTGGCTCCCTCCTGGCCCTGGTCCATGTGGGTCTCCTCCTGAGACTGCTCTTCTGTAGGCCTCATGAAATCAACCACTTCTTCTGAGAAAGCCTGTCTGTCCTCAAACTGGCGTGTGCTGATACCTGGCTCAACCAAGTTGTCATCTTTGTTGCTTCCGTGTTCGTCTTAGTTGGGCCCCTCTGCTTGGTGCTGGTCTCCTACACATGCATCCTGTTTGCCATCCTCAGGATTCAGTCAGGTGAGGGCCGCAGAAAGGCCTTCTCCACCTGCTCCTCCCACCTCTGTGTGGTCGGGCTTTCCTTTGGCAGCGCCATCATCATGTACATGGCCTCCAAATCCAGCCACCCAGCAGAAGATCCTTTtcctgttttacagttttttcaaCCTATGCTGAACCCACTGATCTATAGCCTGAGGAACACAGAGGTCAAGGGTGCCCTGCGGAGAGCACTGTTCAAGGAAAGTCATTTCCAGTTGGAGTGA